One segment of Daphnia magna isolate NIES linkage group LG2, ASM2063170v1.1, whole genome shotgun sequence DNA contains the following:
- the LOC116916646 gene encoding LMBR1 domain-containing protein 2 homolog: protein MSFPDKEKRQKCWDSRDRYWECLDKSGDQMEKCMEVRAVYETTCPSQWIACTFIVAASILYRYGDWFRHHIIVTLSVLVAWYFSFLIIFILPLDVTSTAYRQCVQEHTFYTEEPRSNETANLSTTVVPHIIPSNETSVCKLPWSYVPENVLPQLWRVLYWTSQFLTWFVLPLMQSYTKAGDFTVKGKLKSSLIDNAIYYGSYLVIATILLIYLAAKPDFEFDWPKLKAIAASASNTWGLFWLVLLLGYGLVDIPRSVWRSAIPGPLLSRLYFKAAKLNAEKSEAEENLEDYLEALQVALTRISPSDPLRKNAETISDKLPLEWRERMKRKSVNSNQMNESDLNEKSLVRLHRQVIRALQRQHRTETQWYNLVEKIFDLEDVHRNIGSHEHYFKPSFEPVRSTWLARIRSPTLEWYWKCLLRRYVCQGLAMVLALLSVLVVWSELTFFNASPVLSIFAIFVNLAKEYYDYLSIELVSIATIAYMCVCAYSTVLKIRVLNLYYLAPHHQTDEYSLIFSGMLLCRLTPPMCLNFLGLIHMDSHIIKARLMETYYTQIMGHMDVLPIISDGFNIYFPMAILGLCLATYFSLGARFLTFIGFQQFVDDEDDITADLAEEGRELIKREKRKRQRAEDSECRRRNVDVNNFARAERNRETGGLLVKRESSRSELFGSTSDNMSNEDDRYDQLFMQASRRIGDDVGSTPATLLTGSTDYRSSYTRSGPAPPRNFFDDV, encoded by the exons ATGTCCTTTCCCGACAAAGAAAAACGTCAGAAATGCTGGGATTCCCGCGATCGCTATTGGGAGTGCTTGGATAAGAGCGGCGATCAAATGGAAAAGTGCATGGAAGTAAGGGCCGTCTACGAAACTACCTGTCCGAGTCAATGG ATTGCCTGCACATTTATTGTTGCGGCATCTATCCTATATCGATATGGTGACTGGTTTAGACACCATATCATAGTCACCCTCTCTGTGTTAGTAGCTTGGTACTTCTCTTTCCTTATCATATTCATTTTACCTCTGGATGTTACATCG ACAGCCTACAGACAGTGTGTTCAGGAACATACTTTTTACACAGAAGAGCCAAGGTCCAATGAAACAGCAAATCTAAGCACAACAGTAGTTCCCCATATTATTCCATCTAATGAAACATCAGTCTGCAAGCTTCCTTGGAGTTATGTACCAGAGAATGTGCTGCCCCAGTTATGGAGAGTACTATATTGGACCTCACAATTCCTAACTTG GTTTGTGTTACCACTCATGCAGTCATACACCAAAGCTGGAGATTTCACAGTTAAAGGAAAATTAAAATCTTCTTTGATCGATAACGCAATTTACTATGGTAGCTATCTCGTAATTGCCACCATCCTGCTGATCTATTTAGCTGCTAAAccagattttgaatttgattg GCCAAAATTAAAAGCAATTGCAGCATCTGCCAGCAATACTTGGGGGCTATTTTGGTTAGTTTTGTTGCTGGGCTATGGCCTTGTCGACATCCCTCGTTCTGTTTGGCGCAGTGCTATACCAGGGCCTTTATTGTCCCGCCTCTATTTCAAAGCAGCCAAATTGAATGCTGAGAAAAGTGAGGCCGAAGAAAACTTGGAAGATTATTTAGAGGCGCTTCAGGTCGCGTTGACTCGCATCTCGCCTAGTGATCCTTTACGAAAGAATGCCGAGACGATTTCTGACAAGCTGCCACTGGAATGGCGAGAGCGCATGAAACGAAAATCTGTCAACAGCAATCAAATGAACGAGAGCGATCTGAATGAGAAATCGCTTGTTCGCCTTCACAGACAG GTGATTCGCGCACTGCAGCGGCAACACAGAACGGAGACCCAGTGGTATAACTTGGTGGAGAAAATCTTTGATCTCGAGGATGTCCACCGTAATATCGGTAGTCACGAACACTACTTTAAGCCTTCTTTTGAACCAGTTCGTTCAACCTGGCTAGCACGAATTCGCAGTCCCACATTAG AGTGGTACTGGAAATGCTTGCTGAGGCGATATGTTTGTCAAGGGCTGGCTATGGTTTTGGCCCTCCTGTCGGTGTTAGTGGTATGGTCCGAATTGACATTCTTCAATGCCAGTCCCGTTCTTTCCATCTTCGCTATTTTCGTCAATTTGGCGAAAGAATACTATGATTACTTATCCATTGAA CTGGTTTCAATTGCTACCATCGCCTACATGTGCGTGTGTGCATATTCGACAGTACTGAAAATTCGCGTGCTTAATTTATATTACTTGGCGCCTCACCATCAGACAGACGAGTATAGCTTGATCTTCTCGGGCATGCTTCTCTGCCGTCTGACTCCGCCCATGTGTTTGAACTTTCTTGGCCTAATTCACATGGACAGCCATATTATCAAAGCCCGACTGATGGAAACCTATTATACTCAG ATAATGGGGCACATGGACGTGCTACCCATCATTTCAGACGGTTTCAATATATACTTTCCCATGGCTATTTTGGGACTATGTCTGGCCACTTACTTCTCATTAGGCGCTCGCTTCCTTACCTTCATCGGATTCCAGCAATTTGTTGACGATGAAGATGATATTACAGCCGATTTGGCCGAAGAAGGCCGAGAGCTCATCAAACGGG AAAAACGGAAACGTCAGAGAGCCGAGGATAGTGAATGCCGACGTCGGAATGTTGACGTCAACAACTTTGCCCGGGCCGAGCGCAATCGTGAAACTGGAG GCTTACTAGTGAAGAGGGAATCGTCTCGCTCTGAATTGTTTGGCTCCACATCCGACAACATGAGCAATGAAGATGACCGATACGATCAGCTCTTCATGCAAGCCAGTCGGAGAATCGGTGACGATGTCGGTTCCACTCCGGCGACTTTGCTGACAGGATCTACCGATTATCGTTCTAGTTATACACGCAGCGGACCAGCGCCGCCACGAAATTTCTTTGACGATGTTTAG
- the LOC116916742 gene encoding LOW QUALITY PROTEIN: ribonuclease H2 subunit A (The sequence of the model RefSeq protein was modified relative to this genomic sequence to represent the inferred CDS: inserted 1 base in 1 codon) yields the protein MEEGLRSFSERNNRNITIASQVPDVCRNEACALGIDEAGRGPVLGPMVYGITYCPESRAQELKAIGCADSKTLTEEQREKLFEKLDSLGDFVGWAVEVISPNSICNSMFKRLKHSLNEVSHDSAIGLIRKALSLEANITSVFVDTVGPPEKYQAKLSALFPGIKITVSKKADSLFPVVSAASICAKVARDKALSSWQFRESPFVDLKXSEEMKWGSGYPGDPTTKKFLAKNIDPVFGFPQLVRFSWSTSEQILKTKGVSVEWEDTEEQENQAVSVKKFFVNSGKTNTPRRHPYFADRRLKPATKLV from the exons ATGGAGGAAGGTTTACGCTCATTTTCTGAACGCAATAACCGCAATATTACCATTGCGTCGCAAGTCCCTGATGTTTGTCGTAACGAAGCCTGCGCTTTAGGAATCGACGAAGCAGGGAGGGGACCAGTATTGG gTCCCATGGTTTATGGAATAACATATTGCCCAGAGTCTCGAGCTCAGGAGTTGAAAGCTATAGGGTGTGCTGATTCAAAAACACTCACTGAAGAGCAACGTGAgaaactttttgaaaagcTGGATTCACTTGGTGATTTTGTTGGATGGGCTGTAGAAGTAATATCACCCAATTCAATATGCAACAGCATGTTTAAAAGGCTGAAACACAGCCTGAATGAAGTGTCTCATGATTCAGCAATTGGACTCATTAGGAAAGCATTGAGTTTGGAAGCAAACATCACTTCTGTTTTTGTTGACACTGTTGGACCACCAGAAAAATATCAGGCTAAGCTTTCTGCCCTTTTCCCTGGTATCAAGATAACTGTCTCCAAAAAGGCTGATTCTCTATTTCCAGTTGTCAGCGCTGCTAGTATTTGTGCCAAAGTTGCACGTGATAAAGCCTTGTCTAGTTGGCAGTTCAGAGAGTCTCCATTTGTTGATTTAA ATAGTGAAGAAATGAAATGGGGAAGTGGCTATCCAGGAG ATCCTACCACAAAAAAGTTCTTGGCTAAGAATATTGACCCAGTTTTTGGATTTCCCCAACTAGTCCGTTTTTCTTGGTCAACTTCAGAGCAAATTTTGAAAACCAAAGGTGTATCTGTAGAGTGGGAAGACAcagaagaacaagaaaatcaagCAGTGTCAGTAAAGAAATTCTTTGTAAACTCAGGTAAAACGAATACGCCACGGAGGCACCCTTATTTTGCCGATCGCAGATTGAAACCGGCAACTAAACTTGTTTGA